The sequence below is a genomic window from Xiphophorus maculatus strain JP 163 A chromosome 10, X_maculatus-5.0-male, whole genome shotgun sequence.
agagcagcagctgcttcttcatCACCTTCATCACTTCAGGTGACTGTCCAGATGCAGAACCCGGCCTCGTCCTGCTGCTTCAAGGAATCTGAGTTATTCGTGCTGATCCCGGCGCCGCTGGGCGCCGCGGGCCGGAGGGTCGTGGATAAGCCGTGTTTACGCCCCGCTTCCTTCTTCCAgtttaattaaaagcagatttgggatggaaaagcacattttttataCAAGACGAGGAAATAAAGTCCTGCAGCAGGTTGAGCTGTGGTGATGGTGACGCCTGGGTCCGGTTTCTAAGTCCGGACAGAGACACTGAGCTCTGCTGCGCAGCTGGCTGAAAACTGGAACACCTCTTAGGTTTCAGGTCGTCATCAACTTCACACTCAAATCACACCTAACTGGGTTCTGCTTTGGTAGAACAACACAAAATGCTCCGCAGTTATGAGgcagaatctgaaaagtgtggcatgcatttggtTTCCACCCAGTTTACTTTAGAACACttgaataaaatccaaaccTAGGTGCTGCAGTTCTCAGTGTGTCAcaggcagccatattggattttaacGCTGGGCGACGGTCTTCAGATTAACGTTAATCTGGTCGTCATCAGAACTCGCCGTCTGAAGATCCCGATGTTCTGGGCTTGGCCAGGGAAGGAAGTCGTCTCAGTCGGCGTCTGACTGAGATCAGCTGCAGAACGCCTGAAATCTCCATGATGGATTTCTCTTAACATTTGAAGGAAATAAGTAAAACTCGTTCTAGAAGCtcttaaaacttttgtttttatgttttaaactcaaaaaatgtttttgtgctgctttcTTGGCAAAGATTCTTCTGTAAAAGATTTGTTTCCTGATTAATGTAAAGTTGGTTTATGGCTGCAGTATTTTAATCTCGCTGTTCATACAGTTTACTGCTAAAACATCAGATACAGCAGGGGAGTGAAACGagctgtgaaaacataaaactttcaaTAAAACGGTTTCTTCTGCAGTGAGTTTTTGACTACAGATCTTTTTCCTGTTGAAACAAGCAGACGAGTCCAAACGTGTCTGTTCTGATTAATGATAAACCCTGATAGGCTGTTTATCTGCAGATTACACACAGCGAGCCGGGCCACCAAGCTGCGCTGCTGCGGAGCTGAAACATGTTGAATTGACACCGTTTATTGCATTAAGGCATGATTGCATCCCAAAGCtctttaaaaagtacaaatgaacacaaaatcaaacaataatAATCAAACTTATTACAACGAGAGTCTGGCTTGTTAATAAACTTTTTCCCTAAAacttttctctccatttctgatcaaatctgtgaaaacaaacaatagaaataaaaaaaagtttaaaaaaatcatcagccaatcataaaaccaaataatcattttctgattaatcaataaaaaaataacagcaaactGCATAATTCTTCGACAGATTTGGCGCAAATTCatcaacaaatataaatttttacataaaaccatAAACACAGCGTGGATGAAGCTTACTAGAACTAGCCAGTTTGAGTTATTGCAAACTAATGTGCTAAGAATCagtaaaaacaattcaacacaataaactaaaacaaaaccaaactgctgctgcttaTTAAAAGTGCATAAAGTTAGATTTGATGAACTTGTTCTGGTTTTATCAGGACAGATGGCGGCTCATCCTGTCCAGCTTCTTCAGCTGTTAGGATGTTGTGGATTTCTAAACTCTTTTTATTGAATCTGAAGTTTATGCATCTCCATTTATGTTCATCTTTAGTCATCAAACATAAATAGTTAGTATAAAACGTCAATGCTAATGTAGCACAGTAACATCCTGTCAGTTTTCAGAGTTTCTCTCTGGAGAGTCCGTCGATGGAGGATGGTTGTGCGTCAGTCCTGTTACTATGACGACTCCAGAGCAGCCGGGGTCTCCGGGACAATCAGGTCCCTCATAGTCCTGCTCCAGGCCTCCCAGACCTTTCCATTTTCACTCCGTTGATATTCCAGAATGAAATGGTTAAGATCTGATGGATCTCCATTTCACTGACATGTCTTCTGTCCAACCTCCTTAAACCAGGAGAAAGAATCAAAagtctttaaaacacacattacACTCCATCATGTTttagagaagaaagaaatgaactGATCCACATGACGTTATGGTGCACCAGCACAGGTAGGAGGAGGAACACTGTTCATCTCGTTATAAAGCAACTTTCTGCTGGATTCACAAGGATGTTGCTTCAACACTTCAATCATCGCCAGCTTTTGGAGACCGATCAAATGTCTAACATGACATTAACCCTCCCCTGCAGCCCCATGGCTTCGGTAGGACAGGAGGCTGGAAACTTCAACCCTTTGCCATTTTTAACTTTGGTCCTTTGATGCTTTAGCGATTATGAAAAATAGCTGATTACTGCTGAAGATGTTGTACCAACCGTTGGTCAGTTTCAACCCAGCAGGGAAGGTTTTGTACATCATAAGACCCTACGCTACTGTGGGACCCTACTGCACCCTAAGATCCTACTGCACCCTAAGATCCTACTGCACCCTAAGACCCTACTGCACCCTAAGATCCTACTGCACCCTAAGACCCTACTGCACCCTAAGATCCTACTGCACCCTAAGATCCTACTGCACCCTAAGATCCTACTGCACCCTAAGACTCTACTGCACCCTAAGATCCTACTGCACCCTAAGACCCTACTGCACCCTAAGACCCTACTGCACCCTAAGATCCTACTGCACCCTAAGATCCTACTGCACCCTAAGACCCTACTGCACCCTAAGATCCTACTGCACCCTAAGATCCTACTGCACCCTAAGATCCTACTGCACCCTAAGACTCTACTGCACCCTAAGGTCCTACTGCACCCTAAGGTCCTACTGCACCCTAAGATCCTACTGCACCCTAAGATCCTACTGCACCCTAAGACCCTACTGCACCCTAAGACCCTACTGCACCCTAAGGTCCTACTGCACCCTAAGACCCTACTGCACCCTAAGATCCTACTGCACCCTAAGATCCTACTGCACCCTAAGACTCTACTGCACCCTAAGGTCCTACTGCACCCTAAGATCCTACTGCACCCTAAGATCCTACTGCACCCT
It includes:
- the LOC111609900 gene encoding uncharacterized protein LOC111609900; the encoded protein is MVHQHSPMASLITAEDVVPTVGQFQPSREGFVHHKTLRYCGTLLHPKILLHPKILLHPKTLLHPKILLHPKTLLHPKILLHPKILLHPKILLHPKTLLHPKILLHPKTLLHPKTLLHPKILLHPKILLHPKTLLHPKILLHPKILLHPKILLHPKTLLHPKVLLHPKVLLHPKILLHPKILLHPKTLLHPKTLLHPKVLLHPKTLLHPKILLHPKILLHPKTLLHPKVLLHPKILLHPKILLHPKTLLHPKTLLHPKVLLHPKILLHPKILLHPKVLLHPKTLLHPKVLVQFMHDASS